Part of the Lotus japonicus ecotype B-129 chromosome 6, LjGifu_v1.2 genome, aaatagagtagggacataatttgcacaaacttgaaacatcaggaggcaaaagtgctttttagccttaataatttaaatattataaatatttttttgacttTAACATAAAtatcataaatataaatattattttgactTTAATGTTGAAGACCATATTTTCcgtaaaaaaaaagaagagcatatttaataatttaaccGTAAaagtatatttaatattaacatttattattaaataacaTTTAATAACAATTATGAAATAACATTTATTAGATTGAAAATTTTAAGACTCACATAATAATTCATCAATATCAGAAATAAATTCTTCTTATTGATATTTACTCAAGATATTATTTAATGCATAGATGACCTATAATATTAAAAACCATTAATGTGTTGAAGTCAacttaaaaaaatcattaatgcTTTGgagtaaatattaattattttaaactaGGATCATTaatgttttgactttttggttgggtcttttttttttaaataacttttTGGTTGGGTTAGTTGTGTTCTTTCTAAGTTTTTGTTTCCCATTGAGGAGGGTTATACATCTCTTAACTATTTTCTCATCAATATaattttgctttcgaaaaacaaaatgttttgaagtcaattttactaatatttatttttaacttaAATATATTCAATTAATAGTACATagtttgaaataaaataaaaaattattttattgatatttatttttattaaatatattaatatgaatgatagctcaagtggtaagagctagggccTAGGGACATAAGAGTTGGGTGGGATGAGGGTGAAGAGtctcgggttcgaacccggaggaaggactaatttactaacatttctaacaactaacatttgcctataaaaaaaaaatattacaagtTCTGAATGTTTTTAAGATTTTGATGAAAATATGAGAAAACAAATTGTACAAATCATTAAATATCAAGTATCAAATATAAACATTATTATATgtgataataatattaattgcacAAATTAGACAATAATATTGGGCCTTAGCCCTGCCAtgttatgaaaaaaatattaatcaataacaattgtttcaaaaaaaattaatcaaatgaTAGTGACAACCAAGAGTATGGATTAAGATTTGTCTAGTTTATCCTAAGGGCTCATGCTCAAGTATTTGTGAATTCATTTTGTTAAATATTTGGTAGATAGAACTTTGTAGGTTCTATTTTTTATATGTAGGatatttaattatattagaGAATATCCTAAAAGAGTAATACTTTTTTTGAacaactaaaaaaaaatatttattttagaaaTAATGATTTTTCTTGAGTAATATTGTAAGATATATTTTTAGATATTTGACATTCATCGCACCTTGCTCATGTTTGGGAAAGCAAACTACaaacagaaacaaaaataattaatttttggtTATAATCtactaaattaatattaattgcatattaatatataattatgATCTATAACGTATATGTAAACATTTTTTACTATATATATTGCCGCATATCATCTTCCCTTCTCATATGATATGCTAAGGTTGAGAAACCATGACTCTGATCGATCTTAACTTACCGCCACCGGCTTGTGAGGCTCAGGAGGAGGAAACGCCAGCGTCATCAAGGAAAAGGACGAGGACAACTTTCACATTGGGGCAGAAGATTCATATGAAGCACTTTGCCAAAATTTTAGGATGGAAAACTCGAAAGTTTCAAAAGGAGAAAATCGAAAGATTTTGCTCGTGTATTGAAGTTGATCCAGCTAAGTTCAAGATTTGGCTTAAGAACAATCGACGCCATAGAAACCATATGAATTGATGCTAAATTTGTCTGTTatcatcattttattttattttgtttctctgTTGGTCAAGACTTTGgaatttttattgtttagtcTGTGCAACTATAATTTTTGTTCAATTTCATTCTCCTCATCAAACTTGTCTTTTTACTACAAATAATTTGTTCGTCGTTTAAGCGGAAATAGATCTCAAGAATATTGGAtacttatattttttatattatgaaATTAGATATCAAACAACATATGTTATCTTATGCACAATTTGAGCGTTTAAGAATTAACTATTATCAATTTAAGCGATTGGCGACGACCTCGATCCCTTGGTGGTACTGGGCTGGGTCCTTTTCCATTTTCCTAATGGCGGCGTTTTGGAGGTTGGGGAGCCAAAGGATGATATTTCTCCCTCTCGGAGTTTCCCTTTCTCCCCTCTCCCAGTTAGAAAGCTTCTCCTTTCTTTACCCGATCTTGTTTCTGATCTCTTCGATCGCACCGCAAAACACATTCTTGTTCCTCTGCGGTGCATCTAGTCCGTTCTCTGGGTGTGGCATATCTGGATCTATAGTAGTTTGGAGAGATCAGGCTAGGTTTTGCTTCACGGCGTGGGAGTTTGGGTGGTGGCTTCTTCAACCAGCCATCGCAACCCCTCACATCTCCTTTTGGATTTTCCCTTTTCTCTCTTCCTCAATCTCTCCTTTGATAAGATGCTCCAATATTTGTCTGTTCGCGGCTTTGATCTCATCTGTCATGGTGGTTGTGTGCAGGGTTTGCCATGTTTGCATTCAAACGACCTACTATTAAGGGCACCCTTGCTGTATTTTAGTGCTATTAGAGATCTCTTTGAGGACAGAGGTAGCAAATTTAAAGGTGGTTTGGAGGCTATGATGGCGATGGCGTCAGTtgctgattgttgattgttcatctgatattataaatttttatatattttatttattttatggtTTTGTTTCTTTAGGATATTTGTTTCATATTGGGTAAAGTTTCTCTTTTAGCATATTTGTGCGGCTTGATAGAATTCAGCTTTGGTTGATGTTGTCATTGTTTTTCGATTAAAGATGTAGACCTCTACCGGTGGTGTTTGATGctcattttggagtttttggcgAAAATGTTAGGGGTGGCTTGTTTGTTGTTTAGGAATACTTTTATTCTTGTGGGGCTTGGGATTGAGGTCTTTGTGAATTTTTTGATACAATGATTGGTTGGGTTTTTGCTAACTTGTTTTGTTGGCTTGGTCATTGTACTTATTGCTGAGAGTggttgtttttcaaaaatctatATTTCAACATATTTTTGCttaaaaaaacctaaaaaaaattatgagccAAAAAAATTATCCATTGGCTCAAACGATAGAAAAATAGGATTGACCAATTAGATCGATCAATTTGTTTAACCCGCCAAATAGGGCAAATGGATTGCCGCATAGggtttaataatatttttcacttctattattttttgttttaattattttctcgTTCCTTTTGGGCCTTTTGAGGTGGATCGGTATACTAATCCACACCATTTTTTTGAGTTAGCCAACTAGATAACTaatctcatttttattttagaatagATTCCTTTTATAAATTGGATCATTTGTTGATTCCAATATTTTTGAATCGGAGTGCTGAACTCGCTTGTTCGTGGCCCGAAAGTCATCTACTAAATCTCTACAGTAGGCGAGAAAACATTTCCCCGGGATTCGATGTTAAAACCCATGAATATTACAGCCAAAAGTTTCGAATTTAAACACACATTCTCAAACAAAACACCATAAGGTCTTATTCCCACTCCAACTAAGACTTATTTGGTATTTTTATAGTGAGAGATCGCCCTTCGAATATTCCTATTTTTAATCAATCTATGAATATGATTCAGACCTTAACATTCAAAATGTGACTgcaactttattttttttgaaaatgaaaagaatttaTTAAGAATCAACCAAACGTGATACAAGAGTTTTCACAACATAGTACCTAACAAACCAACCCCTCATGCCTCACTAATTCTTCTAAAGCTTAATTGGCAactgttgggtccaggtgggccagcatcctgcctgcaggtagcattcgaaacggggcgctgtctgctacgctataagaaataacgttgcgccctcactaacaccaattggttttggcgtagtggtaagcgcgtgatcctacaagtggtatcagagccaggtcccgtgttcgaatcccacggaaggcatgctgtgcagctagtttggctggcaggtgctgggggggggattgttgggtccaggtgggccagcatcctgcctgcaggtagcattcgaaacggggcgctgtctgctacgctataagaaataacgttgcgccctcactaacaccaattggttttggcgtagtggtaagcgcgtgatcctacagcAACGATACCCTAAGAGGGTTCCTCATCAAAACCTTGCCTGACAAAACCCAGTAGGAAAaaaccaagcaaggaaaaagagtacatcccTCTTAAGATAACCAACTAAGCACACCTAAAGAATTGAGGCCAAATACAAAAATCCCAATACCAATTAAACCACTATTACAAGTGCTGAATGAACATCCAAACCAAATGTATCAAAGTCATAACCATAGTCTCCCAATATAACAACATCAACCTCTGAATTTCGTGACTGCAAAACTTTACACCTTGAAAGTTTTATGACCACCAGCCACATGAATGCCCATCAAAGATATCACCAAAATTGGCCAGCCACCAAAACCTCCTAGCAACATCCTTCATCACGCTGCAACATCTCCACGGACCACTCTGCTGCCACACAAAACCAGCAAGAAACATAGACTTTCTCTAATCCATCAGCAGCCAAAAACAGCACCAAAGCTgcaatattaatatcatatgaGAAAAACAACAACATAACTAAATTCCACAGCAACATAACAACCCTCAACGCCTCAACATATCAGCAACAACAGCCaaatttctcaaaaaaaaatgattaaaatagCCTCTCACAGCAACAGCAAAATTAATTTCACAGCaaaaaacagcaacaacactTCCACTCTACTGTCATGTCCCagtaaacaacaacaacaaccagcCACAGATCACCGGTGCCACCCTGCCCATCAAAATCTGCTCCACACCTGAAAACTTTGGGATAGAGGTATTGGTGAATGGGGCTGGCGGTGAAGTGCAAGAAGAGGAAAGAAAGGGATGCTTCCCTCTTCATTGAATCTCCTAACCCTCGAAACTCCATGTGAGCCAAGGTCCTGACATATTATTTGAGATGTGGGTGGTTTTGACGTATCTGTGCTTCTAATCCACGAAGCATCAGAGCTTCCGATCCACGAGGTTTCAATCCTAACTGCTTCCCTAACAACCACGTTCTCTGTGCACGCGTTGTCACTCCATCTTCTCCTTGTACAGGTTCTAGAAAATCATCTGGAAGGGGTTCTGGTTTATTTTTGCTACCTTTTGGACGCCCCCTCTGAGAACTCTTCTTAGATGAGTCTGTATTTGGTGATTTTTTCACTACTGGGGAAGCCAGTGCAGAATCAGCATCACGAGAAGGCACAGAAGAGAACTTCTTTGGCGTCTCATGATTTTCTTGGATGCAAGCAAGAGTTTGCCTTACTATTTGATTCGGACTTGTGCGCACAAACACATCTTGTGTTTCACGTTTTGCCTCAGGAGCAGTCGAAGTTGTCAAAGATGTCGCGAACCCAAATAAGTGATTCTGGTTGCTGGGAAGAGAAGGCAAACACGTCCTTGCACCTTGAAGCTGTTTCAAATTTTGTGGGTCCCAATAAAAAGAAATATTTGGCAGAAAATTATTATTCAGAAATAAATCTTTGAAATTGAATGAATATCCTGTAACTTCAAATTTTCTCTCATAATTAACAGGATTTTGAAATTTATTATCCAAGATTTGTTTTTTACCCTCCAAGATTCCATCAGCTTTTATATTATTTCTCCAAACCTCAAGCTCCTGTAACGTATAACCTGCTTCAATGAGGTCCTGTAACTGCTCCCTCACCTCTGCTCCTGAATTCATGGCTGCCCCATCTccatttgaattcaaatttgaaactGCCGCTCCTAGAGAATCGTTGACCGACAAGGCCAAAGGGCTAACTTTCGCCGCCGGTGAACCCTCATGGCCAGCCACCTCTGAACGCCCTTCCATCTCCGCCGGCTGCACATAAACACCAGAACGAAGACCATCCAATTTTGCGTTTCTAAAAACttcatcctcttcatcagaatcaatctctACAGCAGATTCATAATCCTTCTCATGTGGTTCTGGTTGGATTTGGGAAAAGTCATTGTTACGGTCATCACCTTCCTCATCTTCCTCATCAGAAACGTTATCATCTTCTGAGTTATAAATCTTGACCGGTGTTGACGGCATGGCCATGACACTCCCATGATCATACGACGTTGCATCTTTCTCTACCAGAATTATACTTGATGTCCCTCCAACATCAACTGACATGGTAAAACAGTGTAACAGTGGATGATGCAACTTAACCAAGATTCGGGCATAATCAGCTCTATAGCGCGACAAGGTTGTTGTATCGGACATAACATAGCTTCCCAACTTATTACCGACGGAATTAAAGAAAGATTCTGTCCATAAACCCATCGGAACTTGCCACAAACGAATCTAGACAAGTTGTGCCGCACCAAAGGTAAATGCAGTGCAAGGCTTAACATCAGACAACTTCTGCTCTAAAAAATAACCACACTCCTCAAGAGTCCCCTGCATTTCTTCCTTACTCTCAAATTCCAGAATTACTTCATTCGCGCCAAGCGGAATTAAGCGGAAATTAAACAGTCCAATTTGACTGAATTGCTCCTGCAAAACGTCAACATGCATATCTAGTAATGTGCGCGCCCGAGCACACCTTTGGAACCACTCTTCATCCACGTCTGACACAGCAAGACGCAACTGGCAATCATCAGACCTATGTATGACATCCGCAGGCTGAACCAAAGGCAATTTTTTCACAGGAACTGGTCCTTGCTCACTGACCTTATGCTGTTCCTTAGGCCTCCAAACTTTCCCCTGAATTGCATATTGATTTTTCCCTGCTGAGGGAACCACAGATGATCGAGATGGTCGCTGAAACCTCGCTTTCTGGACCACAAGATAATTGCCTTCTAATTTCAAGCCATGAAACATACGAATCGCCTTTCATGCCTCATCATCGCTTTTGAATCTTATAAATCCAAAACGAAAGCGAGGCAGGTATTTCTTTTTCTGCTGAATAAAAACATCATGTAGCCTCCCTGCCTTCCCAAAAATTGCTCTTAATTTCTGTAAAGTTATCCTATCTCCTAATCCATCAACAAAAACCGCAAAGGATTCACCTTGTTGCTTGGTTTTGTGAATGGCAGGGCTTGTGGCCTAAAGGCGTGGATTGTGCTGCTGTTTCGAATTAGGGATAAAAGCACCCCTAGTATGAAACGTTGTTCCCCTAAGCACATATGGCTGCTGCTTCCGTTTCTGATCATAACTCCCCCTAATTTGGCCCTCATTCTCTCCATATCTGCCATATCCCTGAACTGTACCTTGCTGCCACTGCCGAGAGAAACCAGACCCATTCCATTGCTGATGTGATCGATTAAAGCCCCAACGATAATTTGCAGATCTCTGTTTAGGACGTTGCACCTCCCAGTGACGTTCAAAGTTACTCTCCGATCGCCTCCATGGCCGCCGCCACCGTGCCGGAGGTTCCTTCGCAGAGCTTCTCATACGTTTGTGAATTTTACCAAGTTTGGGGATATCGTGACTGCAactttatatatagatatataaggCTTTTGCATTATTCCACTTGTAGGTCTTTACATACACTTCTTACAAACATCTTTACGCTGACACGAAACCCTAGACATacgttggaaattaattaagaataataCTTCCAGGAATTCGGGTCTCACACCCTACTCATCTTTTGAGAAACTCCCCTTGTCGGTCAGCGCAGACGACATTCTCCCAAAATTATAACACTTAATCACGTCGTCGCTTGCCATCATCTGGTGGTTGTCGGTCGCCCAAATACAAACACACAAACAAGACGTGCGATTGTCAACTTCCCGATAATAGTATATAATAATACAAAAGGTATATGATAGAGATAATCACAGATAATGCACATAACCTCCAGGTAGCAAGATATCTCACAACATCCACATTATTCAACCAGGACTCATCACTCCAATGAACACATAACATGCATATTCAATATATCATAGTGAACAAAACATCTTATCAGTTCAACTCAAACAAGCAACATACATGATCAACAATTCATGGTTAGTTTGTATGCTATGCTCGTGCAATGAATGCTCTATCATGCATCTAAATATAACGCAAAGACCCCGTAAGATAGGCAGGAAATCACCCAGTCGATTCGATACCCACCATCATAACGACCGTTAGAGTTGTGAATGCACTTGGTAGGCAAGACACCTCCCAGTCGATCTGTCATTGGTCTAGTGTCGACCAATACTAACTTTGTAATGTCACTTACAACCTAGACATTGCCAAATCGATTTGATACCCTCCATAATATCGTCCGTCGCAGCTCATGATGGAATGGATGTGGTGTTTGTTTTTTGAGTTCACCAGAGAACAGGGtagaagacgacggtggtggctCGGTGGAAAAATTTTGATCTTCATCTTATTGACCCAGAAGCGTGAGATCTCAAACGGTCTTTGGGCAGAACCCAAATATAAATGAGCAACCTTTATGATTCACcatggaagaagatgaggacttgacCATGGAAGTGGTCATGGAGCAGCGACTGTCATGGTGGTGTTCTCGAAGCTCTCAATCAGAAAGAAAGTAAAGAGAtccatggtggtggtggtcgttGGTGGGCTCGCCATGAAACATAGGCCGTGGAGCTCGTCGTGGTGGTGGCTTCCACTGTCACGGGAATGAAGATGAGGAAGCTACATTGGTGGAAACCTCATCCACGATTGCTCGTGGAGCTCTCACCGTGGGGAAGAGGAACAACCGCCGATGATGATGAGGAGATAAGGAGGAGAGGccatggtggtgatggtggctcTCGGccaagaagagaaagaagaaaatgttagagaaaagaagaagaagaccacgGAAAGGGAGAGTGAGAGGATGAGGTAGGAGAACGTGAAAATtatgaggagagagagagagagtgtgtggaAAAAATGCTTGCTTTTTATTGGTTAGAGGTGATTCCCCTCCATTTCCATTAGATGGAAACCTTGAAGAGataaggagagagaaaggtGGGTGTAAGTTAATTTAGGAAATATAAATTTGTAGAAATATAATTAGAACCAAATcatgaaaataattataattttatttcaaaGATAAAATGACACCTTACAAAATAAAAGATATTGAATTTAATTATGTCTTAAAGAATATAATGAATTTTGTGTCGTACCTTTTTTGTTTCACCACTATATCGTGATTTGTGGATATGTGAACCTTTACTACATAAAATGAATTTACTTACAAATTtggaagaaaaacaaaattggtATGTTATAAATTACTCTCTATTATAGAAAGATTGTTATTTtagacacttttttttttatttttgttttagaaaaccaatgcGGGATTGTGTAAATGACTCATGTGGGTTACTAACCCACAACTCAATGAaccaatataattttttataaataaattaataaataaaatatagaaattctaatatcttcaatgtgattgtaCGATGAGTTATTTAATCCAAATTTTTCTCATGGGTCGTTTAGAAAACCCCAACCAATGcatttatttctaatttttttcatctataccctcatttaatagattttctctcacttatcaacttttatattaaccaaccacatcTCTTCTCACTTATCAACATTTAGTAACATATACTATTGATAATTATCATCTTATTCTTTGTGTGAGAACCTTATATAACAATCTTTCTAAAACAGAGGGAGTATACGATAGGGAAATTGAGAACATAAGCATGAGTACATGCACGGGGTTCTATGtattatagagaaaaataaaacttatggGTTCTCCTCCCTATTACATTCTTGTTTTGATAATAATTAGCAAGCAAAGACATTCGTTTTCAAAAATTATATCTAGTCTCAA contains:
- the LOC130723370 gene encoding uncharacterized protein LOC130723370; protein product: MGLWTESFFNSVGNKLGSYVMSDTTTLSRYRADYARILVKLHHPLLHCFTMSVDVGGTSSIILVEKDATSYDHGSVMAMPSTPVKIYNSEDDNVSDEEDEEGDDRNNDFSQIQPEPHEKDYESAVEIDSDEEDEVFRNAKLDGLRSGVYVQPAEMEGRSEVAGHEGSPAAKVSPLALSVNDSLGAAVSNLNSNGDGAAMNSGAEVREQLQDLIEAGYTLQELEVWRNNIKADGILEGKKQILDNKFQNPVNYERKFEVTGYSFNFKDLFLNNNFLPNISFYWDPQNLKQLQGARTCLPSLPSNQNHLFGFATSLTTSTAPEAKRETQDVFVRTSPNQIVRQTLACIQENHETPKKFSSVPSRDADSALASPVVKKSPNTDSSKKSSQRGRPKGSKNKPEPLPDDFLEPVQGEDGVTTRAQRTWLLGKQLGLKPRGSEALMLRGLEAQIRQNHPHLK